The genomic stretch GCTCCTCGGATGCCTGTTATGATTGAATAAAGACAGCCTAGTATAAACAAGTTCTCGATTAAATCAAATATCCAGCCGGAACCCGTTGGGCGTAGGGGAAAACGACGGTTTTTTAGCTTCGAGCGGGATCGTACAGGCGAGTGGAGAAGGGGCTCTTAAGCTGCCGGTACGCGAGGACTTCGTATGGGAAGACGGACGGCAGGAGCGCCGGTATTTTCCGGCTGACACAGCTAAAACTTCCGCGTCTCCTCCTTTTAGCACTAATCGGATGAAGGAGCCGGTGCCTTCACGCGGATCTTGACGATGTCCGTGTCGTAATACTGTTGATGTTGTACCGACGAGGCGATGTGCTGCAACAGTCGCAGAGACACATCTTGTTCAGTTGGGGCTTCCGTCGCTCGCTCGCCTAGCAGCGCGATCTGGTCTTCGAGATTCTCTTTAGTGGCTGATGCAACGAATTCAAGCACAGCTTCGTCGCCTTCCTTGTGCGCAATAATGTGCAGTCGCCGCAAGGGTTCTTTCTCATCTGATGTGGTCTTCTGCTCAAGCAGTGTGAGCAGGGTTTCTTCACTGGCGGCGTCAAGGCGGTCGGCCATCGCTTCCCCCCAACCGCTGTGGGAAGCAAACGATTGCAGAAACTCCCGGATTTTCGGCAATGTCGTAATGTGGAACGGAAGCTCTATGCGTCTGCGCCGAGGTTCAGTGACTTCGACAAAAAGCGTCAGGAGCAGAGCGGTTAGACCACCTGCTGTCATGCCATTCTGCAATAAGCCACCGGCAAATTCCGCAAAATACTCAGGGAAGATCACGCCGTTCTGAAAGCCGACGCCTACCCAGAATGAAACTCCCGCGATCATGCCTTTGCGGTAGTCAATTCCGTCCTGGACGACGACCTTCATTCCAACCACAAACAGCATGGCTACCAAGATGGCCAGGTACCCCGCAGCCACCGGACTTGGAATTGCAAGAATTGCGGCGAGCGCCTTGGGGAAGCACGCCAGGACGAGAAAGACGATGCCCGCAGCAGTCCCGACTGTCCGGGTTCCCACTCCGGTAAGTTCCGTTACCGATACGCTGGTCGAGTACGTCGTATTTGGAATCGTGCCGGCGCACCCGGACAGCAGGTTGCCCACTCCATCGGCAGCCACGGCTCCCTGAACGGAACGAAAGTCTACGGCCCGTGGCCGTCGCCACGAAATGCGCTGAATTGCTACGGAGTCGCCAACTGTTTCGATTGCGCCAATCAGGGTGACGAAGATGAACCCGGGCAGGAGCGTCCAGAATATGGGTCCAAAGCTCAGATCGAGGCCGGGCCAGCCTCCTTGCGGAAACCCGATCCAGGCGGCCTCGGAAATGCGAGCCGTGTCGTAAATTCCGAAAAAACCACCAATAATGGATCCTACAATGACGCCTGCTACGGGTGCCCAAAGTCGAAATACACCGGTGCCCTTGAGGGCGATGCCAGTGATGACAAGTACGGTTACAAGCGCGCTGAAGGGAGCAGCTTGGGGATGTGCGGCATCCTGAACGTTGTCCAGAAGATCGAAAATTATTGGCATCACGGTGACGGAAATCAGCATGATTACCGTACCTGCGACCGTGGGGGTGAGTATCCGGCGAAACAGGGAAAGGCGTCTCGCCAGGGCAAATTGAAACAGAGACGAGATAATGACGAGCGTCGCCAGCATGGCGGGTCCGCCTTGCGCGATCGCGGTAATGCAGATTGCGATGAATGCGCCGGAGGTTCCCATCAGAAGGACATATCCCGCGCCGATTCGACCAACTCTGACGGCCTGCAGTATCGTGCTGGCCCCGCTGATCACGACTGATGCGAATACCGCCCACATCATGTAAGTCTCAGATCCGCCGGCCGCCTTGATCACGATTAACGGGGTGAGGACGATCCCCGATATGGTGAGAATGGCAAGCTGCAGGCCAAGCCCGGCTACCAGCAGCGTTGGCGGTCTGTCGTCAGGTTCGTAGCGGATGTCTGATCGCGGAGCGGAGGTGTCGGCAGACATGCCGAGATACTATACTAAAATGATCAGATTTTTCCATGGATCGATAAGTGCAGGTGGGAAGCATGACTGGGTCTAAGTAAATTTTGGCAAGCCATAAGCCAATGCACAGGCGTTATCATGGCTGGTTTTCATCCTGGAACAATACAGACCTGTACCCATAAAGTACCGACAGCGGCAGTTCAACTCCGTGGTCCGGCCCGAAGTAATTCCTGAATGCTTCAGACAGTTTGACATGCGCCTCCAATTTCGCACGCCGTTCATGGATCATACGACGCACCAGCTCTTCCATTGAAATGCGCTGACGGCGTGCCTCGCGCCTAAGCCAGGATTTGTCACCCGGGTCAATATTGCGGACTGTTATGACAGAACTCATTACGGTGCCCTCTCGATAATTTCAGATATAAAATATTGCTGCTGTCAATATCTGTATACATATCCTGGATTCAGGCCATGATTCTCGACATTTTCTCTTTGTCCTGTCGGCGCAGGCTGACAATTTGTCTATTTGCAAGCTAACCGGTAGATTATCCACTTTTTCAGTGCGGAATACTGAAGATTCTATGGTGGGTGTAGCTCAGCCCGGTTAGAGCACTTGGTTGTGGCCCAAGAGGTCGCCGGTTCAAATCCGGTCATCCACCCCATTTTCCAGAAGGCGGCACAACGTATGGGACTTCGATGCGGAATAGTGGGACTCCCGAATGTCGGGAAATCGACTCTTTTTAACGCTCTTACAAACGCCGGGGCTGTGGCCTCAAACTTTCCTTTTTGCACCATAGACCCTAACATAGGAGTTGTCGGGGTCCCGGACCCGAGGCTCCATGCCCTCTCCAGCATCGTAAAACCCCAGAAAACCACTCCCACGAGCCTTGAGATTGTAGACATCGCGGGACTTGTGAAGGGGGCTTCCGAGGGAAAGGGAAGGGGAAACGCTTTTTTGTCCCACATAAGGGAGGTTGACCTCATACTCCATGTCGTGAGATGTTTTGAGGATGAAAACGTGACCCACGTTGAGGATGGAATCGATGCCATCCGCGATATCCGCACTATAGAGGACGAGCTTGTCCTCAGGGATCTTGAGACTGTGGAGAAAAGGGAGGAAAAACTCGCGAACCAGGCCAAAAGCAGGGATAAGGACGTAATAAGGGAGCTTGAAACGGTGAAGTCGCTTCGGGAGTTCATAGAGACCGGGCGGCGCGCGAGGGATTTCCCGCGCCCGGAAGGAAGCCCGGACATCCTACAGGAGCTTTTTCTTTTAAGCGAAAAGCCCGTTATCTATGTCTGCAACGTTTCAGAGGAGGATGTCTCGGGAGCCGCAGAAAACGCCGAGGTTCTCAGGGTAAGGGAGCATGCGGAGCGCTCGGGGGATGACGTCATAGTCGTTTCGGCCAGGATAGAGGCTGAGATAGCCGAGCTTGAAGGCGAGGAGAAGACTGCTTTTCTCGAGGAACTCGGACTCAGGACAACCGGCCTTGACAGGCTCGTTAACTGCGCGTACTCGAATCTCGGGCTTCTTACCTATTTCACCGCGGGACCGAAAGAAGTGAGAGCCTGGACGGTGAGACGCGGAACCAGGGCCCCCCAGGCGGCCGGGATCATCCACACCGACTTTGAAAGGGGCTTCGTAAGGGCCGAGACCATATCCTATGAGGATTACGTAAGGGAGGGGTCCGAGCAGATGACAAGGGAGGCGGGGAAGATGAGGCTTGAGGGAAAGGACTACGAGGTATGCGATGGGGACGTCATGTTTTTCAGGTTCAATGTCTGAGTTGCCGGCGGCTGATACTAAGAATAATTTCCTGTTTAGGCTCGACGATTTTCCGATTCTGGGGCAAACAATGCTAGAGGTAAAAGTGGTTCGGAAGTAGCTTTATATAACCGTTGGCAATTAGTTATTCTACTGAATGAATCTATCAGTAGATTCAGCGGTAAAATCCAGATATTGGCGCGGAGTTTTAGTTGGACTTTTTACATAACCAGAATCCAGCAACGTTATGCTTCCTATTTACAAAGACAAGGATTGCCTCGTATTCCTGAAAAGGCTACAGGCATTCCTGAAAATACTACGGATTAATAAAAACAATATCTTGCTAACCGCCTTTCTTGTTCTTGGTTATCCGTAGTGTTATAGATAACTCCTATAGAGATGACAGATTAAATCCGGATTAGTGGTTGCCTGTGTTGAAGATCTTATGACACCTGAAAAATTTATCGATAAATGGACCCGTTCAAAACTCAAAGAGACCTCTGCGTCACAAGAACAGTTTATCGACCTTTGCAATTTACTAGGTGAACCAACACCAGCGGAAGCTGACTCCGAGGGTGAGTATTACTGTTTTGAACGTGGTGTACGCAAAGAGGGAGGTGGTGATGGTTGGGCCGATGTTTGGAAACGCCACCATTTCGCTTGGGAGTACAAGGGAAAACACAAGAATCTTGATAAAGCTTTAGCCCAGTTACGACAATATATTTCGGCATTGGAAAACCCCCCTCTTTTAATTGTTTCCGATATGGAGAGGTTTCGCATTCACACTAACTGGACTAACAGTGTGAGTGAAACTTACGAGTTTCAACTTGAAGACTTTTCTGATTCGGCCACGCGCGAAAAGTTTAAATGGGCATTCTCCGACCCTAGTCGACTTAGACCGGGTGAAACCCGGCAAGCACTCACTAGGCAAGCTGCCGAGACTTTTGCTTCTCTCGCTCAAGCACTGCGGGAACAGGGTTATAACCCGCAAACGGTAGCCCGTTTTATGAACCGCCTGATTTTCTGCATGTTCGCTGAAGATATAGGGCTTCTGCCTGATGATATGTTCTCAAATATGCTGAAAAGTGTACGGAACCAGCCTGAAGAGTTTGTTGAATGGGTAGGTGACTTGTTTAAGGCTATGGAATCGGGAGGACGGGTTGGATTTGAGCAGGTGAGTTGGTTTAACGGTGGCTTATTCAATGATGATACCGCTTTGCCAATGACCCGATTGGATATTGAGAAAGTCCTTAAAGCGGCAATGCTAGACTGGTCAGAAATTGATCCTTCTATTTTTGGTACTTTGTTTGAACGCGGTCTTGACCCTAGTAAACGCTCCCAGCTGGGCGCACACTATACTGACCCCGGTAAGATCATGCGGATTATAAATCCAGTGATATACCATCCTTGGATTGATGAGTGGGAGGCAACAAAGGTAGAGATAAGAAACTGTCTAGAAAAGGCCGGAAAGACAGACAAGAAGTCGGCAAAAAGTCGGCATGAAAGGCAAGCCAAACGGTTGCTCAACCAGTTCCTTAAACGATTGCGTGAATTTACAGTGCTTGATCCAGCATGTGGATCAGGCAATTTTCTTTATCTTGCCCTCCATGTACTCAAGGATTTTGAACATCAGGTGCAAATTGAGGCAGAGGGAATGGGTTTTCCAAGAACATTCCCTGCGGTGGGTCCAGGCAATGTTAAGGGAATTGAGATTAACTCCTATGCTGCTGAGCTGGCCAGACTCTCTATTTGGATAGGAAATATTCAATGGATGAGACGTAATGGATTTCAAACGGGGGCAGATGGAGATCAAAAGCCGATTCTTGAACCTCTTGAAACCATAGAATGTCGTGACGCAATACTAACTCCAGATAATAAGGGACCAGAATGGCCAAAAGCCGATGTAGTAATTGGAAATCCGCCATTTTTGGGTAACAGGAAAATACGAAGTGAGTTGGGGCACAATTACGCCGAAGCACTACCACGTGCCTATGCTGAGTTAGTGCATGGCAAAAAGCCCGACTTGGTCTGTTATTGGTTCGCCAAAGCCGGTCAACTTCTCGCAAATCGAGATATTCGATCCTTTGGTCTGGTGGCAACGAATTCGATCCGTGGGGGCACTAATCGCACAGTGTTGGACGGTATTCTTGAAGACTCGATAATTTTCGATGCCTGGTCGGATGAACCTTGGGTAGTTGAAGGAGCTAACGTAAGGGTGTCATTGATCTGCTGTGCGCCTAAAGACTCCGGGTTTCCCATATCTTTAAATGCCGTTAGGGAACCAAATATCAACTCCGATCTCACAGCGGGAACTCTTGATCTTACTCGCGCATCTCCATTAAAACAAAACAGGAAAATAGCTTTCCAAGGGGATATCAAACGTGGCCCGTTCGACATTTCCGGCGACATTGCCCGGGAGTGGCTTCGCCTGCCCGCAAATCCCAATGGTCGCCCAAATGCCGATGTTCTCAGGCCGTGGATGAATGGAATGGATATAACCCGTCGTTCAAAAGACAAATGGATCGTCGATTTTGGCGATATGATGAGCGAGACTGAAGCCGCGTTTTACGAAGCCCCGTTTAGCTATATTGCTGAGCATGTGAAACCTATTCGCCAGGAAAACCGGGAGGAAGCAAGCCAGAAGTTCTGGTTTAGACACTGGAATACTCGCCCTGCGATGTGGCGGGCAGTGAATGGCATGGCACGCTATATCGCAACTCCGACAGTTGCCAAACACCGCCTCTTTGTCTGGCTGGATGCGCGTATCTGCCCAGATCATCAACTCATTATTATAGCCCGTGATGACAACACAACGTTAGGAATTCTCCACAGCCGCTTTCATGAGGTGTGGTCGCTCCGGCTTGGCACGAGCCTAGAAGACCGGCCGCGTTACACGCCAACCACGACCTTCGAGACCTTCCCCTTTCCGGACGGTCTTACTCCCGACACCTCTGCCGCTGGCTACGCTGACGACCCGCGTGCCGTTGCCATCGCCGAAGCTGCATGTCGTTTGTTCGAACTGCGTGATCGGTGGCTCAACCCGCCGGAATGGGTGGAATGGGTGGATGAACCTGTACCCGGTTATCCCAAGCGACCAATTCCCCGAAATGAATCTGTGGAGAAGGAACTCAAGAAGCGGACACTTACAAATCTTTATAACTCTTCTCCTCAATGGCTTATCAATGCACATGCGGATATTGACGCCGCTGTTGCCGATGCTTACGGTTGGCCTAATGACATCTCCGATGAAGAAGTATTGGGCAAGTTGTTAAGATTAAATCTACTAAGGAGTTCTTAGTAATGGATACTTGTATATCTTTTGTAATTATCCCCGACTGTTAAATTCACTATTACAGCAACTTCTGTTGATTTGAAAAATCAAAAGGTTTTTACTAATGAACCAAAACAAAGCGCATGAATAAGAAATTCCCAATTCTATCGAAGCGATGATCTATAAAACTTTTCTAAGGCCGGCTCTTGACCGTCTTGATTCAGAAATGTGGCACAATAACGTAAAGGAACTCATGCACCTCTGCGAGTTCTCGGGCCTCACTCTGAGACTCCTTGAGTTCGCCGCAAGCGGCGGGGCTAGGGTCAGGGACAAAAGACTTGGCGTTACGGTCACTGGAGTGCCTTTTGAGAACCCGCTTATAGTGGGCGCCGGATGGGACAAGACCGGGAGGGCGCTTCGAGCGCTTTACTCGCTTGGGTTTGCGGGGGTCGAGGTGGGCTCGGTCGTCGAGAGACCCCAGAGGGGAAATCCCAAGCCCAGGCAGTTCATGGTAACTCCCGATGTGTGCCTTAATTCTCTTGGCCTTAACAGCCCGGGGATGGACGCTGTCCGAGAGAACCTCAGGTGGTACGGCCGCCTCGATATGCCGATTGGAGTGAACCTGGGAATAAACTCGGACACAAGCCATGAGGATGCCCCGCGAGCCTACGCCGCCGTCGCGCGGAAATTCCGCGCCGACGCCGCCTACTTCGCCATAAACGTGAGTTCCCCAAACACCCCGGGGCTCAGGAAGCTTCAGGACGGAGGGCGCCTTGGGGAGATAATACGTGTGGTAACGGAGTCACTCGC from Candidatus Dadabacteria bacterium encodes the following:
- the ychF gene encoding redox-regulated ATPase YchF; its protein translation is MGLRCGIVGLPNVGKSTLFNALTNAGAVASNFPFCTIDPNIGVVGVPDPRLHALSSIVKPQKTTPTSLEIVDIAGLVKGASEGKGRGNAFLSHIREVDLILHVVRCFEDENVTHVEDGIDAIRDIRTIEDELVLRDLETVEKREEKLANQAKSRDKDVIRELETVKSLREFIETGRRARDFPRPEGSPDILQELFLLSEKPVIYVCNVSEEDVSGAAENAEVLRVREHAERSGDDVIVVSARIEAEIAELEGEEKTAFLEELGLRTTGLDRLVNCAYSNLGLLTYFTAGPKEVRAWTVRRGTRAPQAAGIIHTDFERGFVRAETISYEDYVREGSEQMTREAGKMRLEGKDYEVCDGDVMFFRFNV
- a CDS encoding N-6 DNA methylase — its product is MTPEKFIDKWTRSKLKETSASQEQFIDLCNLLGEPTPAEADSEGEYYCFERGVRKEGGGDGWADVWKRHHFAWEYKGKHKNLDKALAQLRQYISALENPPLLIVSDMERFRIHTNWTNSVSETYEFQLEDFSDSATREKFKWAFSDPSRLRPGETRQALTRQAAETFASLAQALREQGYNPQTVARFMNRLIFCMFAEDIGLLPDDMFSNMLKSVRNQPEEFVEWVGDLFKAMESGGRVGFEQVSWFNGGLFNDDTALPMTRLDIEKVLKAAMLDWSEIDPSIFGTLFERGLDPSKRSQLGAHYTDPGKIMRIINPVIYHPWIDEWEATKVEIRNCLEKAGKTDKKSAKSRHERQAKRLLNQFLKRLREFTVLDPACGSGNFLYLALHVLKDFEHQVQIEAEGMGFPRTFPAVGPGNVKGIEINSYAAELARLSIWIGNIQWMRRNGFQTGADGDQKPILEPLETIECRDAILTPDNKGPEWPKADVVIGNPPFLGNRKIRSELGHNYAEALPRAYAELVHGKKPDLVCYWFAKAGQLLANRDIRSFGLVATNSIRGGTNRTVLDGILEDSIIFDAWSDEPWVVEGANVRVSLICCAPKDSGFPISLNAVREPNINSDLTAGTLDLTRASPLKQNRKIAFQGDIKRGPFDISGDIAREWLRLPANPNGRPNADVLRPWMNGMDITRRSKDKWIVDFGDMMSETEAAFYEAPFSYIAEHVKPIRQENREEASQKFWFRHWNTRPAMWRAVNGMARYIATPTVAKHRLFVWLDARICPDHQLIIIARDDNTTLGILHSRFHEVWSLRLGTSLEDRPRYTPTTTFETFPFPDGLTPDTSAAGYADDPRAVAIAEAACRLFELRDRWLNPPEWVEWVDEPVPGYPKRPIPRNESVEKELKKRTLTNLYNSSPQWLINAHADIDAAVADAYGWPNDISDEEVLGKLLRLNLLRSS
- a CDS encoding quinone-dependent dihydroorotate dehydrogenase, with protein sequence MIYKTFLRPALDRLDSEMWHNNVKELMHLCEFSGLTLRLLEFAASGGARVRDKRLGVTVTGVPFENPLIVGAGWDKTGRALRALYSLGFAGVEVGSVVERPQRGNPKPRQFMVTPDVCLNSLGLNSPGMDAVRENLRWYGRLDMPIGVNLGINSDTSHEDAPRAYAAVARKFRADAAYFAINVSSPNTPGLRKLQDGGRLGEIIRVVTESLADSSGVRKPLFVKISPDLSLESIDDLLSVVIDSGISGVIATNTSDNRGLRAKYGVKWGGLPGGISGNDPEYRSLSTSIISHIYRTAGGELEIIGVGGVSDTASALEKLCAGAKALQVVTGLRGEGLSVANSINRGLLQFMDKNGISDISEITGSDHR